In a single window of the Osmia bicornis bicornis chromosome 7, iOsmBic2.1, whole genome shotgun sequence genome:
- the LOC114882335 gene encoding piggyBac transposable element-derived protein 4-like, which translates to MLREQSDSDSSSSILVPRKRGHAVPLPSSGSDSKSDSSLRDIGTSDPNEWFEPRGNQPNIISFTSPHGAKLFNEQVRHCKKVEDFYGLYVTETMFEHIAEETNIYATQSRVYSERCNKWVPTDKNEIKRFFGLILWMGLVKLPSLSLYWSQDPMLGHTFPQKIMCRDRFQILLRMLHFADNTKVDASNRLSKVEFVLNELNSNFKKYYDPTEMLCIDESIIPFRGRIAFRQYMKQKRHRYGIKIFKLCCTNNYTYSYRVYTGKTLDKENTTPTNVVLNLCEDLFEKGHTLCTDNYYTSVDLANKLISKNMHLIGTLRPNRKENPKAVVTAKLRRGEVIAQENRNGITVMKWKDKRDVLVLSTKHSNEMENITTRTGVSYKPKIIIDYNKGKTPIDLSDQMSSYSSPLRRALKWYRKLAFDLLLNTAVVNALHMYESVSETKISITMFRKQLVAALTQHSHEQTPVEAGTSRRIHKLREEVRKYCAECYSTNAKMLGSDIAKKNTKKVVTYCDMCKSQPHFCLQCFNKLH; encoded by the coding sequence ATGTTGAGAGAACAAAGCGATAGTGACTCGTCGAGTTCGATATTAGTACCACGCAAACGTGGGCATGCAGTACCATTGCCTTCTTCAGGTAGTGACAGTAAATCCGATAGTTCACTAAGGGATATCGGAACTAGTGATCCAAACGAGTGGTTTGAACCGCGAGGCAACCAACCAAATATTATATCTTTCACAAGTCCCCATGGTGCCAAACTTTTTAATGAACAAGTGCGACATTGTAAAAAAGTGGAAGATTTTTATGGGCTTTATGTGACGGAGACCATGTTTGAACATATAGCAGaagaaacaaatatttatgcCACACAAAGCAGAGTGTACTCCGAACGTTGCAATAAATGGGTGCCAacagataaaaatgaaataaagcgGTTTTTTGGACTGATTTTGTGGATGGGATTAGTAAAACTCCCATCTTTGAGTCTATATTGGTCCCAGGATCCAATGTTAGGTCACACATTTCCACAAAAAATAATGTGTAGAGACCGCTTTCAAATTCTCTTGAGAATGTTGCATTTTGCTGACAACACAAAAGTTGATGCTTCCAACCGTCTGTCAAAGGTTGAATTTGTTCTAAACGAACTGAActcaaattttaaaaaatattatgatCCCACCGAAATGTTATGCATCGACGAGTCGATAATACCATTCCGTGGACGGATCGCATTTAGACAGTACATGAAACAAAAGAGGCACAGGTATgggattaaaatatttaaattgtgCTGCACTAATAATTACACCTACAGTTATCGCGTTTACACTGGCAAAACATTGGACAAAGAAAATACAACACCCACAAATGTTGTTCTGAATTTGTGTGAAGATTTGTTTGAAAAAGGCCATACTTTATGTACAGATAATTATTATACGAGTGTAGATTTAGCAAACAAATTAATATCAAAGAATATGCATTTGATTGGTACCCTTCGGCCAAATCGGAAAGAAAATCCAAAGGCAGTTGTGACAGCCAAACTGCGGCGGGGAGAAGTTATTGCACAAGAAAACAGGAACGGAATTACCGTCATGAAGTGGAAAGACAAGAGGGATGTTTTAGTTCTTTCGACCAAACATTCAAACGAAATGGAAAACATAACAACTAGAACAGGGGTTTCCTataaaccaaaaataattattgattatAATAAAGGAAAAACGCCGATTGATCTATCCGATCAGATGAGTTCCTACAGCAGTCCACTTAGAAGAGCATTGAAGTGGTACAGAAAATTAGCCTTCGATCTTCTTTTGAATACTGCCGTTGTGAATGCGTTACATATGTATGAAAGTGTATCGGAGACAAAGATATCCATTACAATGTTCCGGAAACAATTAGTAGCTGCTCTCACACAACATTCACACGAGCAAACTCCAGTTGAGGCCGGTACAAGTAGACGTATCCACAAACTTCGGGAAGAAGTGCGAAAATACTGTGCTGAATGTTATAGCACGAATGCAAAAATGCTCGGGAGCGACATAGCGAAGAAAAACACGAAAAAAGTAGTTACCTACTGTGATATGTGCAAATCTCAGCCACATTTTTGTTTACAATGTTTTAATAAacttcattaa